In Babesia bovis T2Bo chromosome 3, whole genome shotgun sequence, the genomic window TTCTCAGTCAACTCAGAGAAGAGTTCCAGGCATTTCTTTACCAAGTTCTTGCGAATAACCTTAAGGATCTTGTTTTGCTGGAGCACTTCTCTGCTAATGTTAAGAGGAAGGTCCTCAGAGTCGACAACACCCTTTACGAAACCAAGCCACTCGGGGATCAGCTCATCACAGTCGTCCATGATGAACACACGGCGTACGTACAACTTGATGTTGTTCTTCTTTTTGCGGTTTTCGAACATGTCGAATGGTGCACGTTTGGGTACGAAAAGGATGGCCTTGAATTCAAGTTGTCCTTCTACACTGAAGTGCTTGACTGCCAAGTGGTCTTCCCAATCATTGGACAGGTTCTTGTAGAAGCTGGCGTACTCTTCGTTGGTGACCTCGGTGGGCAACCTCATCCAAATAGGCTTTTGCTTGTTAAGCATTTCCCATTCACGGGTGACATTGGTAACCTTGCGTTTCTTCTTTTCCGTCTTTTCTTCTCCATCCTTTTCTGCTtccttttccttttcctcttcttcttcagttACGTCAGTGATCTTTTCCTCAGGCTTGGACTCGGCTTCAGTGGGTTCAGCCTCGTCGTCGGTAACCTCGGTTTCGGTAGTCTTTTCAACAGACAGTCTGATGGGGAAGGAGATGAATTCACTGTGCTTTTTGACGAGTTCCTTCAAGCGACGTTCCTCAAGGTACTCACTCTGGTCGTCCTTAAGGTGCAATATCAGACGTGTACCACGTTTAAGCTGATCTTCAGACTCGTCCTTGGTAACGGTGAAGTGGCCACTGGCGTTAGACTCCCACACATACTGGTCATCGTTGTTGTTCTTTGATACGACGGTGACCTTGTCAGCAACGAGGTAGGCTGAGTAGAAACCCACACCGAACTGACCGATCATAGACATGTCAGCACCGGCTTGAATGGCTTCCATGAAAGCCTTGGTTCCGGACTTGGCGATGGTACCCAAGTTGTTGATCAAATCGGTTTTGGTCATACCAATACCAGTGTCTTCGATGGTCAAGGTCTTGTTGGTCTTGTCAGCGGATAGGCTGATCTGGTACTCGGGGAAGTCCTCGACCTGCTTTGGGTCCTTGATAGCCTCATATCTGATTTTTTCCAAAGCATCGCTGGCGTTACTGATGAGCTCACGAAGGAAGATTTCTTTATTACTGTAGAAAGCGTTGATAATGAGACCTGTATAGACATATGACCTGGTATACACACTTATTGTTTGTCTGGGCAATGTTATGTATAGTGGACATGGAATCTCAGTGTATAAGCACATATAATGTACCTTATAAACACATATAATAAGAATCTAGGCCTCTGAGCAACTATATTTCGTGTCTGTCATCAGTAGCCTTATGTGAGGTCACTTACTCAACAACTGGGAGATATCTGCGTTAAACGCGTAGGTTTCTTGTTGTGCTGTTGCCATTTTGAAAAAATATACTGCTTTAATTTATTTGGACAATGTTCGCTTGATTTCTGCTTTACTATAAGTGACGGTGTGCCCTCACGTTTAACCCTATATCTGCAGAGGTGACAAATAAGGACAGTATCGGGAGGTGACAAATAGGGACCAGCGTTGAAAAAGCGACACGCCCCAGTGGCTTATGTATAATTATTTACTATGTTCCTGTTCTACTATGCCTTTTATTTCATGTTTAAACAATACAGACTGTACGGCGCTAACTGTGACATTGTTGTCTTCGTTACCTAGAATGCTAGTTTTTTAGGTTTGAAGTTTTTAAAAATGTTTAAAAATGATACCACGCTACTGTAAATTATGTGTCAATGCGTAAAATTGTTACATGACGTTGATATACTATCTGTGACCTATATTACAACCAACGGGCTGATGATTGTTTATGTGCCATAGACAGATGCACTACAATTATGTTTAATTGTTACATGTTTTATGCTGATGTTATTTTTGATCAAATGTGTAGGAAAGTTATGGAATCATCAGTGTACCTTACTTCGGTGTTCATGTGCATTGTACCGTAGTTATACATGTGCCTACAAGAGTAGACCTTGGCTATATTAATTAAATCACATGTTCATTTTAGAAGTATAAGGAATCTCACTATATCTTTGTCACAATACAATCTGTGTACAATTTTTCTTTGTTTGTATGAATGCGATTTGTGTGTAGCATTGTATGTTTTTGGTGACATCAGATACCATAATAATTCTCTATATGTATAACTGATTTATAGTATCTGTTATTGTGCAGTGTTTTAACTGTCACTTTTTGTAAAAATGTTAAGTGTCCACCCCCACTGTTCCCTTCGTTTGCGATTGTACCGTGCTTCATAAACAacatttacacattaaaaCGTATTTTCATAACCTCTGTGCACATTATTTTTGAGGTATCTGCGGCTACTTTTGCCGCTCTGCTGTTTGTATTGTTCGCCGCTAAGGTGTAAATGATCTCATAGTTGGCTTTTGCCGTAGTCACAAACAGTTTTACAGAAGATGCCGGTTTTGGGTATAGACATCGGAGACGCGAATGCTACTGTCGCTACCATAGCGAAGGGTAGCATTGACGTTGTCTTGAATGAGGTTTCTCAGCGTTACACTCCGGTTTGTGCCAGTTTTACACAGAAGCGTCGTCTTTTTGGTGATCAGGCTACTCCTCAGATGATTTCGAATTATCGTAATTCTTGTCGAAGCATGATGAGTTTACTTGGTCGTACAATTGGTACCAATTCCGAACTTGACATTGATGAGTTGGATGATTTCTTTAGTACCAATGGTTTATCACTGTGTCCTAATGGATTTGTTGGTTACAATTGTGCGATGTCACCTGAGCCTTATGATGTTATGAAGGTTCTTTCAGGTTACCTTGGTTTTTTGAATAGCATGGCTGAGAAGTACACCAAGGGTTTGTGTAAGCAGGTTGTGATATCGTGTCCTGGTTGGTACACAGAGATGCAGAAAGAGGCTGTTAAGATTGCTGCTACTGCAGCTGGTTTAACTTGTTTGAATGTGATTGACGAGTGCACTGCTATGGCTCTTGACTATGGTGTATACCGTGTTAAGCAGCTTTCGGATGACAAGCCTACTACTGTCGCTTTAGTTATGATTGGCCATTCTCATGCTTCTGCTGCTGTTTGTGATTTTTATCAGAGTCGTGTGGAGATTCTTTCTCATGTATCTCGTCGTGATTTGGGTGGTCGCAACTTGGACCGTATTCTGATGAACCACATGGCCAAGAGTTTTGAGAAGTACGGTTGCAACCCGTTGGAGAGTCGCAAGGTTCGTATGAAGCTGGAGGCTGTTGCGGTGAAGACAAAGCGCGTTTTATCTGCTAACATGGAGACTGGTTATTCTGCTGAATGTTTGATGGAGGACAATGACCTCAATGGTAGCATAACTCGTGAGGAGTTTGAATCTTTATGTAAGGAGGAGTTTTTACCAAATCTTACCGAAATGTTGATGGACTGCGTCAATCTTTGTGGCAAGACTGTTGAGGAGATTAGTTGCGTTGAGATTGCTGGTGGTGTAACTCGTGTACCTTGTGTTCAGCAGGCCATCAGTTCTGTCTTTGGTTCTCAGCTATCTCGTACATTGAATTCCGACGAGTGCATAGCTCGTGGTTGTGTTTTGGATGCTGCTATGCGTAGCATTAGTTACCGTGTTCGTAAGTACACTGTTGTTGAGCGTATATCTCGTCCTTTAACGTTGGCTTACATTCCTGGAGGTGATATATCCCAACTGGCTTCAGCCGAAATTGTTGAGGTATTGGGGTCTAACAGTTCCAAGGCCACTCCTATTACTGCCAAGTTGAACGTTACTGTTCCTGCAGTTGTTGTTGCATCTCTTGGCAACCCTCGCGATCCTCAGGATCCACATTTTCTTGAGGCAATTGAGATTGTTAAGCAGTCATCTCCCACTGAGGCTGAGGGTGTTATAACTATATCAGCTGCTTTCGATGAAAATGGCATTTTTGGATTTACTGGTGTGGAGGGTCATGAGTCCAGGGTGTTACAGAAGAACTCTTTATTCGATGTTGCTTCTTATACTCAATTTGAGTCTGACGCCGCTGCTCAAGACTCTATTGAGAACGAGCGGCTGCACACTTTGAATGACTTTGAGACATTGATATACCAGTTGAAGGAGCGGATTCAGGGTTCTCACCGTGAATTTGTATCACCAGACAAGGTTGGTGCATTAGACCAGGAGCTGAACAAGTGGAGTGATTGGTTCTATGACAACTATGAGGCTAGTTTGGATACTTTGAAGGAGTCCCTTAGCACTGTTCAATCTCACTGGGCGCCAATAGAGCGTCTTTATAATGTTCACCGTGCTAAGGAGGAAGAGCTTGAGTCATTTTTCGCTGGTCTGCGTGGTAAGTACGAGCTTTGTTGCCAGGACTCTCCATTATGGTACGGCGCTGCGGAAAGCGAGCGTCTTGAATTTGCCAACCGTATTCTTGCTTTTGAGAAGAATGTCCGTCAACAGGTAGAGGATGAAAAGCAGATTTCTCGTTACGAGGAGCCTCTATTCACGATGCCTCAGTTACATTCTGAGTTGCGCAAGATAATGTCTGACATTGACGAATTCTGTCGCCGTATGCGCGTTCAAAGTGAACGTCGTAAGGAAGAGGAGCAGGCAGCGGCAGCAGCAGCCGCTAAGGCTGCTGAGCCTCAAGCCGAAGATGTTGAGATGGAAGCTCCTCAACCTGAGTCTGCTTCCACTGAGCCCCCTTCTGAGGAGCCTTCTGCGGAGGCGCCTCAATAGACGTAAACTAGCCACTTTGCAAATTTAgcaatgtttttattaaataCATTTCGTCGTATTCCCGGTAGTTTCGGGTTATCGCATCGTTGTTATTTTTCTTCTAAAAGCTTACCATCTGTGAAGGGGGTGTGTAACTTTTATATTCCTTAAAACATCGTTTTCCAGAGTATTTTGAGGAATAGCGTTCGTTCATTGCTTGTTTGCGGTGGTGTTGCTGCGGGTGTTTATACTTTCATTGAATCTCGTCGTAAGCAGCAACGTGGTTGGTGTCCTGTTAGGTGATTCCTTATTGTATACTAGCTTTCGTCGATGAAGAGCGTTATGGCAAGCCTCAATTAGGTGGTCCTTTTACTTTAGTTGATCAGCATGGGAAGGAACGATCGCTTTCTGACTTTAAGGGTCGTttggtattgatatattttggTAGGTAACGCTGCGTTATGTTGGCTTCTTTTTACATTGTTAACATTCTACAGGTTTTGCGAATTGTCCGGACGTCTGTCCTGTTGAAATGGATAAACAGCGCGCAGTTATTGACATTTTGGGTATgatttttattttgtttattatattttatagaCAAGCGCTTCGGTCCGGTGTTACAGCCGCTTTTTATTACTGGTATGATAATTCTAggtatttatatatttaatagtCGATCCCAAACGTGACACTGTTTCTAAGTTGGCTGTGTATGCCAAGGCATACCATCCCCGCTTGGTTGCTCTTACTGGAACTGATGTGGGTTAATTTTGGTTTATGTCATTTCCTTTTAGGATCAAATCAAGGACGTTTCTAAGAAGTTCCGTGTATATTACAACCAGGGTATAACTGCTACTGACCAGGATTATTTGATTGACCATTCTATAATTCACTATTTACTGGACGAGAACGGGGAGTTTATAGAATTTTACAGCAAGAATGTGAATGCTAAAGAAATGGCTGACGACATTGCGAAGATAGTGCAAAAGCGTGATATTAAGCCATTGAACACAGTTTAATCTTTTTTATCCTGTTATATCTCGTTTGCGTCCTCGCAGTCTTACTTCTGCTAGTTTATTTACGTTTTGTAGAGACGCTTTGCTATATTGTTTGTAGGAGTTGATCAGTATATCAAACTGTTGTTAATATGTTAATTGTTAAGATATCTTACCTCCTTTTCAGTGCAACAGCGTTCTAGGACGTATAGGTCAACTCCTTTATCCTGGGTAGATTAGTGATTAGTTGATTTAACATACCTCTTCTAGTGTTGACACGTAACTCAGTCCAAAATCGATAATACATATATCACCGTCTTCCGTTCTTAGCATGTTTCGTGTAGTAAGATCCCCGTGTACTACGTTAACTTCATGCATTTTGGCTAGTATTATGCCTACTTTTCGTAGCACATCGTTTTTCAGTTCTTCATCATTGCCTTTGAGCACTTGTAGTACAGTTTCCCCTTTTATGTATTCATATACGATATGTCTGTGATTAATATCTACAAGGTATATGAGAGGCACATATACGCCATGTCTTCTTAATCGTGCTACTGCCCTGCATTCTGCGACTATTCTTCTATTTGTAAGTATATTATCAAGTTCTGTATGGCGATATTTTTTGGGTAGTCTTGTTTTCAGTACAGCCTTTTTGCCCATGTAATTTATGCTTGATACTCTCTGCCAAGTGATTTATTCGGTACGTATCACTTACCGCTTCTGCTCCTTGTGCTATTAGCACAGGTTTATCGTCGGAttccattatatatgtgaCTTGCTTATACTCCAGTATAAATCGGCATGCCGCACATTATTGCGTGATGTGTTATTTAATGGAATACGGGCCTAGTGTATAGTAACATagcctatatatactgctATGCCACAATCTGTGTCTAGCAGCTCTATTGTAACTGAAGTTCGTTTACTCAGTAGTGCGTTGCTTCGTTGTGAGCGGAATCCTGCTTTATTTCCTGCACATGTGCAGCGTTTACGTTCATTAGGTaggtgtgtatattatcacataggtgtgtatatattttgcagcatttgAAGTTCGTCGTATGCGTTCTTCACTTGGTATTAGTCAGGAATGCTTGGCCGCTGATTCATTACCTCTGGAGCGTGCTGGTAGGGTTGTATATGCTTTATACGACCATCGCGGTTCTGATGTGTTTTATTTGGCGTCTAGGGAGCCTGCTGGTATAGATCTATATCGTCTGTATCTGTTTGCTCAGCGTAACCGTGGCAATCCGCTGTTGGACTATTTGCGGAGGTATTGTTTAGAActaattatatacaatctAATATAGAACTGATTTCAGTTTATTAGGCATTTACCcattggaatccattgCTGTTACTGGAGTACCATTTTCTGTGATTTCAAGGTCAAGGTTAATATACTGGCGATCtgtattgttatattaatGCGGTGCATCATATTTCTAATGCTAGGTATATGATGTTTAAGTAATAACCATTGGATATAATGATTCGTGTTAGTGTACCACTTCGGGGTCCTGGGCATGCCAGTTGCAAGGAGTTATCTGTATTGACTCAGGACGGTCCCGCCAGGCACATTAGATTCCGATTAAGGCGTATAAACCACAATTTTGGCAGTGTGCTTTGTATGGGTGACGCTAAGACCCTACGTAAGGCTGCTGACGAGGTTTTACGTGCAGTGGGTGGTTATTCAGGTAAAGCAGCACTGGTTGACACTGAGTCCCAATCTAGTGAATCACCTGCTTGTTCAAAGTCTAATGCCTTTTGGACTGTATTCAGCAAGCGATTTAAATCTTCAATGTCTATATTGTCTGCTAATGACACGGTTCACATTTTGAGGGCATTTCACTCTGCTAACAAGGATACTGGTAAGCTTTGTTACTATTGATACATTTTCCAGGCGTATACGTTGCTGCTGCTCCTGTGATACGCCCTATTATATCGCAGCTTGACAAGGCTTCTTTGATCGATGCCGTCCATATCTTTTCATCTCGCTTAAAGTGTAGGACTCAGGAAGAGTTATTCCGTAATTTATCAAATCACATTCCAAATGTGCTTTGGAGTATGCACGGTGGGTACAATTCTTTTGTGTATAAGTTGATTGTAGCTGGTGACATCACTGCATTGCTGTGGCACCTTAGTCGTGCACACTGTTTGGACTCTTCTTTAGCTGGTTACATGTCCCCCAAATTCAATGACGGCATATCATCTTTGAATGACATTGGTTTGTATTATTTCGTGGTGTGTAAATGTGATTCTAGAGCTTGGGACAGCTTCTTTAGCATTTGCGCGTCACGGTATGGGTGACATGTCTTTTTACGAGGGTATATGTTCCAATTTATCTTTGGACTGTTCGGTAAGTATTTTGTAGATTTTAAGATCAAAAATTGGCAGGGCGAGGCTTTGTTCCGTGCTGCCTGGGGTTTGCACATGGTGGGAGGTGATGTCACTAATATCGTCGGTTCTCGGCTGTTGACTTGCATAGATCACGTGCGTTGTTCGGGGGGGTATTTAATGTGTGttattttttatatttagCAGGCGAGCGGTCGAGGTTTGGCGCCGCATGCTGAGTCATACTGAGTATTACTCTGAGGTGTTTTCTGGTTACGAAAAACCGTGTCCttgaatatttatattgGCCGAGGAAACTCTTGGCAATAGCCCTGTAAAATTTACATGATGGTTACTAGTAGCGCTAAGTAAAATCGATTTAGGTTACTATGAAGAACACTGTGTTCGTTGCGGCAATTGCCGCACAGGCCTTAATGGGCGTATTTTCTGTTGCTATCAAGATGATAGATGTTGATATATCGGTTGAGAAGGGTACTAACTACATGCGTCGCAAGGATTCTGATGACAGTTTCACCATTGTTCCAACTAACGACTTCTGTATTGGTAACGTTTTGAATAATGGCGTATTGATATCCGATTACCCTTCTAATGGTATTACATCTCGCACTGTGAGTGTCCATCGCTATAAGAACACTGACCCATGGACTGGCACTGTAAAACCTTTTGTTGACGATACTGGATGCATTGAGATCATTGACATAGAGACTCGTCTTCACAAGTTGCCCATTAGGCAACGTTTTGTGATGAACGAGACGCGTAATTACGAGACTGTGACGTACACATTGTTTGATATGGACATTTGCGCCAGCGACTTTGACGATTTTGTGAAGGAGACTCCTAAACTGCCCGGTACCTCTGCCAATGCTGAGATTTACCATGCTCCTGCATTTAAGCGCATTGGTGCCATAAAATGTGGTGACCGTGTGCTTCTTGAAAGTGATGATTATATTTTCACCAGGTACGCGCAGCGTAGCAACAATACATGGGAGATCACAACTATCCCTGTTGTTGGTCGTGCATTCAAGAATTCATTTTTACCTGTGGCCTGGGATGACTGTCCTTACAGGATCATTGACAAGGGATCTGCATTTTTGGACTTGAGTTCTAACTATGAACAGAAGTACGCTGACATAGTGGTATCATGTGGTGAGAATTGTGTATTCTTTGACGGTTGCAGCAACCCAAGTAACAGGATTGTTGACGTTGTTGACAACAATGGTGTGATTTATATGGGTGTTAAGTCTCAGTGTCTCGATGTTAAGTTGCGTTTTCTGGAAAAGGATCGTTACCTTGCTATCTACTCTAAGCGTGTTGATGGCAACTTTGAAACATTGATATACCGCTCCGAAGGTGGCAAGCCATTTTTACCATACAAGCCCGTTGGCATCAACATTGAGCTTACTGATGAGCGCATTGATGACATGATTCGTGTAGTTCAGGACGGTGATGCCAAGCAGTATTCAGTTCGTGCTCCACACAACCTTAAGTACACCATTGGTGCTGTCAGTTACAAAGGCAATGTTTTAGTTGGCAGGGCCTTTTTGGAACGCCCTGAGAACGTACCTTACGTGGTCATTGAGCGCACTGTAACATTTGAGAACGGTTTCACGACTATCGACACTGCGACTGACAAGAATCCATCAAGTCAGATCGTATATGTGACTAATGATGAGGGTGTTTGGACATACACTTCCAAGCCCGTGGAGGTTGAGCTTTCTCGTTTGAACACCAAGGACCCCAACTTTAAGGTGACCAAGTCGAATGAGGGTGAGTACCACATTGAGACCTTGGATCGTTACAAGAAGATCGGTACTGTGAAGTACAAGGACCGTGTTGTTCACCATGCTCACCAAGGTGTGACCAAGACTGAGTTGTGGTACCGCAACGGTGAGATTTCCGTTATATCTCATTTCAACGAGGACACTGTTTTGCACACTCGTTATAGATTTATCCAGGGCTTTATTGGCAATGACCACCGTATGTTTGTTGAGCAGTTCAAGGAGCCTTTGACCTTGCAATTGGACCAGTTGTTTGTTGGCCATCTTCCTGAATACTTCTGCACTGAGTCTCAGGGCAAGTTTTTGAAGATTTCTGTTTGCCAGGATGTATTTGGCCAGGTTATGGGTGAGGTAAACTTTTTTGACCAGACCGTTGTTTCTACTCATAGGTTTTACAAGTACCGTGAGGTGTTTGTCGGATCTGATTTTTTCTTATCAACTGTGTTGGTGAAGTCGGTAACTGAGGACGGTACTACTGTTGTTGAAACCTTTTTAACATATCCTGCTAACGGTTCCATTGTCTTCGTTCGTCACAACAAAAAACCTATTGCTATTGACATTTCTCCTACTGCTTCTGTTCATACTGCCATATCACGTACTCAGGACGACCATCATTTATATTACACCATCAAACCTGAGTATGCCATTGGTTACTGTATTGGTGATGTGCTGTACCGTGGCCACACCGTTATGCGTGGCAAGGAGATGATGTCAAGTAGGCGTGTCACTGTTCGCATTGATTACGACGAATCGAATACAAAGAAGGTGTTTGTTCACATTGCTGATGTTGACAACTTTGACCACAGGTCCCATTCCTACAGTGGTGATACTGAATTGACCACCATAACCAAGGTTCCCAGGAAGCCTGTTGACGTTGACATTAGTTTCCGTGGTGTTCGTTCACCTCAGGTTGCCATTGGTATTGCCAGTGACACCATGAGTTTCTACATTCCTTGGTGTCAGTCTTCCGAGTACACTCTTGCTAATGTCTATTGCACTGGTAGCAATGGCACTGTGGAGACTATTTACAAGGACTTGTCCATTGACGAGATGCCTGAAGTCCGTGTTCGTGGTCTTAACAATGGAGCTCGTGCTGTTGTTTCCATTACTCCCAAGAACTCCGTGTGGATGCACTCTGACGTTCGCATTTCCAACAACGGTACTCTTACTGTGAAGGAAACAACCAACCACAAGGCTGACGGATTGTTCACATCATTCTATGGTGAATTATAAGCATGCGAACCACGAACATTTGGTTTAATTGATATTCGTTGGCAACAATATGTAGCACCTATGCACAAGGCAATGCCGCGTTATGCCTTGttaatatagtatataactAGCAATATTGATTACGATAAGTGTGTATTTAAAGCTTTATATGTGCTCTTGGTTGCGTTTGTCGTAGACTGTCACGGAGGTTATTCTATATCGAGTGTAACTTACTGTTGTAGACCAAAAGCTTTTCTATTAGGTCCACGTGAGTGAGTATCATACGACGACAGCAGTACCTGGTGAGATCAAGGCGATCGAGGGCATCTCTGTTTATTTGGTTAACACACTGTATGGACACATACCCTTCATTGACATTTTGTTTCAGCAGTTCCAGCCATTGCTCCCACAGGTGTCCTATAACCTTGCCACAGGTGAAACATCGTATTGGTATGATCATTTTTATAGAAGGTTGTAACACTGGTTATAATAAGTTCCATTTCCCATGGGGGCGCGCCTTGTCACGGTATCACAGTTGTTTAGTTTCTAAGATGGCTCAAGAATCGCAGGATTTGGGATCTGATTACGATATAAAGGAATGTGAGCTTCCTGCGGACTCTGTCTTCCTTGGTCATGGTGGGAGTGGCTACTTCTTTTGCTCTGGCAAGAGCTACTTGGCATTTAGCGTAGGAATtgctttatatatttacacataTGTTTAGGACCACTTGGAGCTGTTGTCAAAGGTTGATTTAAAGCATCGTTGTTTGGTAGGCTATCGATTTGATCGCACTTTGGCGTTAGCTGCTAGCAACAGTCTCTATCTTATTGATCCTTCCGGGACTTTGAGTGAGCGTAAATTCAAGAAACGTTTGATTCACGTACACCTGTTGGATGAGTCTACATTGCTACTGGTCGTGATATGCCGGAATCGTAAGGCGCTACAGGTAGTACTTGGTGAGCACGACTTGAGACTAGAATCTTACAAGGGTCAATGTCAATCTGACATTATATTTGCTGCTTTTGTTGATGACTTTGTGTTTTGTTTAGCTTATGTTCATGATAATTCGGAAGTTAAAATCGCACTAATCGCAATTAATGATGGGCGTCCTACGCTTATCAGACACCAGTGCTTCCGACAGGCCAAGAAAGCTTCTATGTCTCGTGCCATTGGTAGTTCCAATGCTTTCATGCTTGAGTGTGACGGTGACCGCAGTGTGTTACGGTATGATTATCTCCACAAGGCTATGGTTTTGGTACGTCACTTTAAGTTTAGTCCTTCCAAGGAGGCTGTACTCTGTCTAATGGATGAGGACCACGTCGTACAATTTATGGCGGGGAAAGCTGGATTACATGTGACCTGTGACGGTATATTTACAGAGGCACATTCTGAATGGTTGATGCCATATGGTGAGAAGCACGGCAGCGTCTTATCGGTGGGTACTGTTGTGCGTGGTTTGACATTTGTTAGGTTACAGCCACTAACCGTGAGGTATCGGTGTTGATTCGTGCCGGTGACACTAAGGCTGTAATTGTTCAGTTCACTCTTGGCGAGCGTCCTCTGGAGATATTCGTTGGCAACAAGAGCATGTTGAAGAAGTCCCAAGGTTAGTGTATAACTCAATGGTGGAATCAACCTTCGTACAGACGAGTTGCGTGAGCTCATCCAACAAGGCAAGATCCCTATAAACTCTGAGTTGGTAGATCACATCATGCGCAAGAAGATGCGATCATGTGCTGTTGAGTGTCTGCAGTCGGTGTACATACCCGTAGGTAGTATCTATTTGATCACAATGGGCCGTAGGAATCACAAGCTATAAGTTTAGTGATGAAAGACATGAGTCTATTGAGTGTGTTCATCGAGCACACCAGGGGTGACCAAAACGGTTTAGTTAAGGCCATCCGCAACCAGTTACCTGTGGAAATGTGTGGCGAGATCATCGAGCGTCTGCTGCAGATGCTGGACGATATCGGTTCCGTTGGCACGCAGCAACTGCACTGCTACAAGCGCGTGGTTGCATTCCTCAACATATTTATGGACGCCATGCTATTTGAGATGCATGAAGCTAAGTTACTGAAGCAAGAGTGGATCGACCGACTACAGGGCTTGGTGAAGCACTGCAACACTGAGAATCACAACCTACAGAGCCTGCTCAGCTTTACGAACAGTTTACTCAAGAAGCGCAACGTTAAGGAAGACGGGGACAACAGCTCGTTGATCGTCGTGCAGCCAATCACGGTATAGCCCTTGCAACACGCGAATAACGTTTAAgaatatatgtacatatCCGATAGTAGATAGGGAGCCTGTATTTCGGGCTGATAATGGCAATTTAGCAACGTATGACCCTAGgtgtatgtgtatattgagATGTGTTG contains:
- a CDS encoding putative integral membrane protein; amino-acid sequence: MKNTVFVAAIAAQALMGVFSVAIKMIDVDISVEKGTNYMRRKDSDDSFTIVPTNDFCIGNVLNNGVLISDYPSNGITSRTVSVHRYKNTDPWTGTVKPFVDDTGCIEIIDIETRLHKLPIRQRFVMNETRNYETVTYTLFDMDICASDFDDFVKETPKLPGTSANAEIYHAPAFKRIGAIKCGDRVLLESDDYIFTRYAQRSNNTWEITTIPVVGRAFKNSFLPVAWDDCPYRIIDKGSAFLDLSSNYEQKYADIVVSCGENCVFFDGCSNPSNRIVDVVDNNGVIYMGVKSQCLDVKLRFLEKDRYLAIYSKRVDGNFETLIYRSEGGKPFLPYKPVGINIELTDERIDDMIRVVQDGDAKQYSVRAPHNLKYTIGAVSYKGNVLVGRAFLERPENVPYVVIERTVTFENGFTTIDTATDKNPSSQIVYVTNDEGVWTYTSKPVEVELSRLNTKDPNFKVTKSNEGEYHIETLDRYKKIGTVKYKDRVVHHAHQGVTKTELWYRNGEISVISHFNEDTVLHTRYRFIQGFIGNDHRMFVEQFKEPLTLQLDQLFVGHLPEYFCTESQGKFLKISVCQDVFGQVMGEVNFFDQTVVSTHRFYKYREVFVGSDFFLSTVLVKSVTEDGTTVVETFLTYPANGSIVFVRHNKKPIAIDISPTASVHTAISRTQDDHHLYYTIKPEYAIGYCIGDVLYRGHTVMRGKEMMSSRRVTVRIDYDESNTKKVFVHIADVDNFDHRSHSYSGDTELTTITKVPRKPVDVDISFRGVRSPQVAIGIASDTMSFYIPWCQSSEYTLANVYCTGSNGTVETIYKDLSIDEMPEVRVRGLNNGARAVVSITPKNSVWMHSDVRISNNGTLTVKETTNHKADGLFTSFYGEL
- a CDS encoding RNA_pol_N superfamily protein; this translates as MIIPIRCFTCGKVIGHLWEQWLELLKQNVNEGDALDRLDLTRYCCRRMILTHVDLIEKLLVYNIYDKRNQEHI